In Photobacterium angustum, the following proteins share a genomic window:
- a CDS encoding DUF2065 domain-containing protein produces MSHSIWMALGLVLVVEGLGPLLAPRGWREMVNQLSQQNDNNLRRIGGCLVVAGAVIAYMMYRQM; encoded by the coding sequence ATGTCACATTCAATTTGGATGGCACTAGGCTTAGTATTAGTGGTTGAAGGCTTAGGGCCATTACTTGCGCCTCGCGGATGGCGAGAGATGGTTAACCAGTTAAGCCAACAAAATGATAATAATTTGCGTCGTATTGGTGGCTGTTTGGTTGTTGCCGGTGCGGTTATTGCGTATATGATGTATAGACAGATGTAA
- the hflK gene encoding FtsH protease activity modulator HflK — MAWNEPGNNGGRDDKDPWGNNNRGGREQGPPDLDEVFSKLSRKVGGVFGNKKGPSGSGSAVGLGAVAVLAAAVWGFSGFYTIGEAEQGVVLRFGKFDQVVKPGLNWKPTFIDEVIPVNIQAIRSLRASGLMLTKDENVLKVEMDVQYRVDNAEKYLFSVTNADDSLRQATDSALRAVIGDSTMDQALTTGRQAIRANTQAAIDKIIAKYDMGIRVVDVNFQSARPPEAVKDAFDDAIAAREDEERYVREAEAYSNDILPKATGRAERLKNEAEGYSERVVNGALGDVAQFDKLLPQYLAAKEVTRERLYLDTMEKVYSNTSKVLIDTKSGGSNNMMYLPLDKLMSQSNQADKKTDNSDRLSGIELEKVETPTPVAPAPRADTGRQGRY; from the coding sequence ATGGCGTGGAATGAGCCTGGAAACAACGGCGGCCGTGATGATAAAGACCCTTGGGGTAATAATAATCGCGGTGGACGTGAACAAGGACCACCAGATCTCGATGAGGTTTTTTCAAAACTAAGTCGTAAAGTTGGCGGTGTGTTTGGAAATAAAAAAGGGCCGAGTGGCAGCGGGAGCGCTGTTGGCTTGGGGGCTGTTGCCGTATTAGCTGCGGCAGTTTGGGGTTTTTCTGGTTTTTACACCATTGGCGAAGCAGAGCAAGGTGTTGTGCTACGTTTTGGTAAGTTCGATCAAGTTGTAAAACCTGGTCTGAACTGGAAACCAACGTTTATTGATGAAGTTATTCCTGTCAACATTCAAGCGATCCGTTCTCTCCGTGCATCTGGCTTGATGTTAACGAAAGATGAAAACGTCCTGAAAGTTGAAATGGATGTTCAGTACCGTGTTGATAACGCTGAGAAGTACCTATTTAGCGTAACGAATGCTGATGACAGTTTGCGTCAGGCAACTGATTCTGCACTTCGTGCTGTAATTGGTGATTCAACCATGGATCAGGCATTAACGACAGGTCGTCAGGCTATTCGTGCGAATACTCAAGCGGCAATTGATAAAATTATTGCTAAATACGACATGGGTATCCGTGTTGTTGATGTGAACTTCCAGTCAGCTCGTCCACCTGAAGCGGTGAAAGATGCATTTGATGATGCAATCGCAGCGCGAGAAGATGAAGAGCGTTACGTTCGTGAAGCAGAAGCTTACAGTAATGACATTTTGCCGAAAGCAACGGGTCGTGCTGAGCGTCTGAAGAATGAAGCAGAAGGTTACTCTGAGCGTGTTGTTAATGGCGCATTGGGTGATGTAGCACAGTTTGATAAATTGTTGCCACAATACCTAGCGGCGAAAGAAGTGACACGTGAGCGTTTGTATCTAGATACCATGGAGAAGGTGTACAGTAACACCAGCAAAGTGTTAATTGATACTAAATCAGGTGGCAGTAATAATATGATGTACTTACCACTTGATAAGCTGATGTCTCAGTCAAATCAAGCTGATAAGAAAACCGATAATTCAGATCGTTTAAGCGGTATTGAATTAGAAAAAGTAGAAACTCCAACTCCAGTTGCACCTGCTCCTCGTGCTGATACTGGCCGTCAAGGGAGATATTAA
- the hflX gene encoding ribosome rescue GTPase HflX translates to MFDRYEAGEQAILVHINFTQDGEWEDLSEFEMLVSSAGVNTLHVVTGSRKTPHPKYYVGEGKAQEIADAVRTAEADIVIFNHSLSPAQERNLEQICQCRVLDRTGLILDIFAQRARTHEGKLQVELAQLRHISTRLIRGWTHLERQKGGIGLRGPGETQLETDRRLLRDRIKTILRRLDKVAKQRDQGRRARNRAEIPTISLVGYTNAGKSTLFNRITDAGVYAADQLFATLDPTLRKIAVADVGTAILADTVGFIRHLPHDLVAAFKATLKETQEADLLLHVVDASDDRFRENVEAVETVLEEIDAGEVPTLIIMNKIDNLEHAEPRIERDEEGVPRRVWVSAMEGQGIDLLFQALTERLSGTMVAHTLRVPPEMIGRIRSKFYQLGCILQEEYESDGYLMIDIRLPLAEWSRLQKRESTSLDDFIVA, encoded by the coding sequence TTGTTTGACCGTTATGAAGCCGGTGAACAGGCGATTCTTGTTCATATTAACTTCACGCAAGATGGGGAATGGGAAGATCTTAGCGAATTTGAAATGCTGGTCTCCTCAGCGGGCGTAAATACACTGCATGTTGTCACAGGCAGCCGTAAGACTCCGCACCCTAAATATTACGTTGGAGAAGGTAAGGCACAAGAAATTGCCGACGCGGTAAGAACAGCGGAAGCTGATATCGTTATCTTTAACCACTCCTTGTCTCCCGCTCAAGAGCGTAACTTGGAGCAAATTTGTCAGTGTCGTGTACTCGACAGAACAGGTTTGATCTTAGATATATTTGCTCAACGCGCACGTACCCATGAAGGTAAGTTGCAAGTCGAGCTTGCACAGTTACGTCATATCTCAACCCGATTGATTCGTGGTTGGACTCACCTTGAGCGACAGAAAGGGGGGATCGGTCTGCGTGGACCTGGTGAAACGCAGCTTGAAACAGATAGACGTTTATTGCGCGATCGAATTAAAACAATTCTACGTCGTTTAGATAAAGTGGCTAAACAGCGTGATCAAGGAAGACGCGCGCGTAATCGTGCAGAAATTCCAACGATCTCATTAGTGGGATATACCAATGCTGGTAAATCCACACTCTTTAATCGGATCACCGATGCGGGGGTTTACGCCGCCGATCAACTGTTTGCAACTCTAGACCCTACACTACGTAAAATTGCAGTGGCTGATGTAGGTACCGCTATTTTAGCTGATACCGTTGGATTTATTCGACATCTTCCCCACGATCTAGTGGCAGCATTTAAAGCTACCCTTAAAGAAACACAAGAAGCTGATCTTTTACTTCATGTGGTTGATGCAAGTGATGATCGCTTCCGTGAAAACGTTGAAGCTGTTGAAACAGTACTAGAAGAAATTGATGCGGGTGAAGTGCCTACTTTAATTATCATGAATAAAATTGATAATTTAGAGCATGCAGAACCTCGCATTGAACGAGATGAAGAGGGAGTTCCTCGTCGCGTTTGGGTTTCAGCGATGGAAGGGCAAGGCATTGACTTGTTATTCCAAGCTCTAACTGAACGCCTCTCCGGTACGATGGTAGCGCATACCTTACGTGTACCCCCTGAAATGATTGGGCGTATCCGTAGCAAGTTTTATCAGCTGGGATGTATTTTACAAGAAGAATACGAATCAGACGGTTATTTGATGATTGATATTCGTTTGCCTTTGGCGGAATGGTCTCGATTACAAAAAAGAGAAAGTACTTCGTTAGATGACTTTATCGTTGCTTAA
- the mutL gene encoding DNA mismatch repair endonuclease MutL, with protein sequence MPIQILPARLANQIAAGEVVERPASVVKELVENSLDAGATRIDIDIEKGGSRLIRIRDNGKGIPKDELALALSRHATSKITTLDDLEAIVSLGFRGEALASISSVSRLTLTSRTQAQEEAWSAYAEGRDMDVQLKPAAHPVGTTLEVLDLFFNTPARRKFLRTEKTEFNHIDELIKRIALSRFDVAITLRHNGKIIRQYRTAQTPIQKERRLATACGSGFLQHALVVELAHGDLKLSGWVCSSKGARAQNDIQYCYVNGRMMKDKLINHAIRQAYESSLRSDQYAAYVLYIDVDPHQVDVNVHPAKHEVRFHQARLVHDFIYQALQSALQQGALEEELHQYQSPIRASAHSIEVDEDGVVIEPTNAVTQRVAQAIDATPEYPHKSPSSEWNKSASTSSYLADSPIDTDMRDSAVSAEYAVSEASEHSKPSSYSASPSTNNRDQHHYDRSPRERQGSDQKINTTRTSDASSGASRSPKPEGPTAAEIKAYQKLLQTESPTEHVLAEQPIERVAEPRREWQAMPSTAVVKQHAIAGKAMGLGKALCLVAERYLLMQQETNIALLNLDHAELLRYVGQLRLAQTEGLKPQPLLIPLSVPVESDLIACAEQHAMLLKQLGIQLKAKGRNGIIIMSVCMPLRQQNLQQLIPNLLTYLLTACDDPEAQGWDKLLYWLAEQCVGTVASYSLSQAIQLVSELEQLWGENLADHESHLLRPVDMQAAIEAFK encoded by the coding sequence TTGATATCGAAAAAGGTGGCAGCCGGCTCATTCGTATTCGTGATAATGGAAAAGGGATCCCTAAAGATGAGCTTGCTCTCGCCCTTAGCCGTCATGCGACCTCTAAAATTACTACTCTGGATGATCTTGAAGCGATAGTCAGTCTTGGCTTTCGTGGTGAAGCGCTTGCCAGTATTAGTTCCGTCTCTCGTTTAACGTTAACCTCCCGCACCCAAGCGCAAGAAGAAGCGTGGTCAGCGTATGCTGAAGGGCGAGATATGGACGTCCAGTTAAAACCTGCAGCTCATCCGGTAGGTACAACGCTAGAAGTGCTTGATCTTTTCTTTAATACACCTGCGCGTCGTAAGTTCTTACGGACAGAAAAAACAGAATTTAATCATATTGATGAGTTGATCAAACGTATTGCGTTAAGCCGCTTTGATGTTGCTATTACTTTGCGTCATAACGGTAAGATCATTCGACAATACCGAACGGCACAAACGCCGATTCAAAAAGAGCGTCGACTAGCAACTGCATGTGGTTCAGGCTTTTTACAACATGCATTGGTGGTTGAATTAGCGCACGGGGATTTGAAATTATCTGGTTGGGTATGTAGCTCTAAAGGCGCTCGTGCACAAAATGATATTCAGTATTGTTATGTCAATGGACGGATGATGAAAGATAAGCTGATCAATCATGCGATCCGTCAAGCTTATGAGTCGAGTTTACGATCCGATCAGTATGCAGCTTACGTACTGTATATTGATGTTGATCCTCACCAAGTTGATGTGAATGTTCACCCAGCAAAACATGAAGTACGTTTTCATCAAGCACGGTTGGTACATGATTTTATCTACCAAGCCTTACAAAGTGCATTGCAGCAAGGGGCATTAGAAGAAGAGCTGCATCAGTATCAATCACCGATACGAGCGAGTGCTCACAGTATCGAAGTCGATGAAGATGGTGTGGTGATTGAACCAACAAACGCTGTGACGCAAAGGGTTGCTCAAGCGATAGATGCGACACCAGAGTATCCTCATAAATCACCGTCATCGGAATGGAATAAGTCTGCGTCGACATCGTCATATTTAGCAGATTCACCCATTGATACTGATATGCGTGACTCAGCAGTATCAGCTGAATATGCGGTAAGTGAAGCGTCTGAGCATAGTAAACCATCTTCTTATTCTGCTTCACCAAGCACAAATAATAGAGATCAGCATCATTATGATCGTAGTCCTCGTGAGCGACAAGGCAGTGATCAAAAAATAAATACCACGAGAACTTCTGATGCTTCATCTGGCGCCTCACGTTCTCCTAAACCGGAAGGGCCGACGGCGGCTGAGATCAAGGCATACCAAAAGCTGTTACAAACGGAATCGCCGACAGAACATGTTTTAGCAGAACAACCCATAGAGCGTGTTGCAGAGCCGCGTAGAGAGTGGCAAGCAATGCCTTCAACGGCAGTTGTTAAACAACATGCGATAGCGGGTAAAGCTATGGGGCTTGGTAAAGCATTATGCTTGGTGGCTGAGCGTTACTTATTGATGCAGCAAGAGACCAATATTGCCTTACTGAATTTAGATCATGCAGAGTTATTGCGCTATGTTGGACAATTGCGTTTAGCACAAACGGAAGGGTTAAAACCTCAACCGCTTTTGATTCCACTATCGGTACCTGTAGAGAGCGATTTAATTGCCTGTGCTGAACAACATGCGATGTTACTTAAACAATTAGGGATTCAACTGAAAGCGAAAGGGAGAAATGGCATAATAATCATGTCAGTATGTATGCCATTAAGACAACAAAACTTACAACAGTTAATCCCGAATTTGTTAACCTACCTACTTACTGCTTGTGATGATCCAGAAGCACAAGGGTGGGATAAATTATTATATTGGTTAGCTGAACAATGTGTTGGTACAGTGGCAAGTTATAGCTTGTCGCAAGCCATTCAGCTAGTCTCTGAATTAGAGCAGCTATGGGGAGAGAACTTGGCAGATCATGAAAGCCACTTACTTCGTCCGGTAGATATGCAAGCAGCAATAGAAGCATTTAAATAA
- the hflC gene encoding protease modulator HflC: MRKLMIPVVVIFIALLLMSVFVVKEGERGIVVRFGRILKDNNTEIARIYEPGLHFKVPVFDRVHDLDARIQTMDDQADRFLTAEKKDVIIDTYVKWRIKDFGKYYLATGGGNTSTAEALLKRKVVDSLRAEIGSKEIKQIVSGEDSISTPATASDIAQTKAAKAALAVIEGVVPVKQVEGQRDQIMADVLEETRESAKDLGIEVVDFRIKKINLPDEISESIYRRMRAERESVARSYRSQGRQRAEELRARSELEVATVLSEAKRKAQVIRGDADAKAAEIYSKAYSQNPEFYSFWRSLKAYEKSFNSKNDVLVVDPNNEFFKYMNHSELKAN, from the coding sequence ATGCGTAAGTTAATGATCCCAGTAGTAGTGATTTTTATTGCTCTATTATTGATGTCAGTGTTTGTCGTAAAAGAAGGTGAGCGTGGTATCGTGGTGCGTTTCGGTCGTATCTTAAAAGATAACAATACTGAAATTGCCCGTATTTATGAGCCCGGCCTACATTTTAAAGTACCAGTGTTTGACCGTGTTCATGATTTAGATGCACGTATTCAAACTATGGATGATCAGGCTGATCGTTTCTTAACGGCTGAGAAGAAAGACGTAATCATTGATACCTATGTGAAATGGCGTATCAAAGATTTTGGTAAGTACTACTTAGCAACAGGTGGTGGTAATACATCAACTGCAGAAGCGCTATTAAAGCGTAAAGTAGTCGATAGCCTACGTGCTGAAATCGGTTCGAAAGAAATTAAGCAGATCGTCTCTGGAGAAGATAGCATTTCAACACCAGCCACAGCGTCTGATATTGCACAGACTAAAGCAGCAAAAGCAGCTTTAGCGGTAATTGAAGGTGTGGTTCCGGTGAAGCAAGTTGAAGGTCAACGTGATCAAATCATGGCTGATGTACTTGAAGAAACGCGTGAAAGTGCGAAAGATTTGGGTATTGAAGTGGTTGATTTCCGAATTAAGAAAATTAACCTACCAGATGAAATCAGTGAGTCTATCTACCGTCGTATGCGTGCAGAGCGAGAATCAGTGGCGCGTAGTTACCGTTCTCAAGGTCGTCAACGTGCTGAAGAGTTACGTGCACGTTCTGAGCTTGAAGTAGCTACTGTTCTGTCTGAAGCAAAACGTAAAGCACAGGTTATTCGTGGTGACGCGGATGCAAAAGCGGCAGAGATTTACTCAAAAGCTTATAGCCAAAACCCAGAGTTCTACAGCTTCTGGCGTTCGCTTAAAGCTTACGAGAAGAGCTTCAACTCTAAAAATGATGTATTGGTTGTTGATCCTAACAATGAATTCTTTAAGTACATGAATCATTCAGAACTTAAAGCAAACTAA
- the miaA gene encoding tRNA (adenosine(37)-N6)-dimethylallyltransferase MiaA, protein MTKPQPQAIFLMGPTASGKTDLAIRLREQLPVELISVDSALIYKGMDIGTAKPDAHELALAPHRLIDIRDPAQSYSAADFRADALKEMADIVAAGRIPLLVGGTMLYYKALLEGLSPLPAADLEVRAGIERDAAEHGWQALHDELVRIDPVAGARIHPNDPQRLSRALEVFRISGKTLTELTKTQGESLPYKVHQFAITPMDRAVLHQRIELRFNKMIEAGFEQEVRALHERGDLHLELPSIRCVGYRQMWEYLDGNYDLDEAVFRGICATRQLAKRQITWLRGWKDLTWLDSSDVDSALQTVTNSVRCDV, encoded by the coding sequence ATAACTAAGCCACAACCTCAAGCCATTTTTTTAATGGGACCAACAGCTTCGGGTAAAACCGATCTTGCAATTCGTTTACGAGAGCAACTGCCTGTTGAGTTGATTAGTGTTGATTCTGCCCTTATTTATAAGGGAATGGATATCGGTACAGCAAAGCCTGATGCGCATGAACTTGCATTAGCACCGCATCGTTTGATCGATATTCGTGATCCAGCGCAAAGTTATTCGGCTGCAGACTTTCGTGCTGATGCACTGAAAGAAATGGCTGATATAGTTGCAGCAGGGCGAATTCCTTTATTAGTTGGTGGTACTATGTTGTACTACAAGGCTTTATTGGAAGGTTTATCGCCTTTACCTGCTGCAGATCTTGAGGTTCGCGCAGGGATTGAACGAGATGCTGCTGAACATGGGTGGCAAGCATTGCATGATGAATTAGTAAGGATTGATCCCGTAGCTGGGGCAAGAATTCATCCCAATGATCCACAGCGATTATCTCGTGCATTGGAAGTTTTCCGAATTTCGGGTAAAACTTTAACTGAGTTAACAAAAACTCAAGGTGAATCTTTACCTTACAAGGTTCATCAATTTGCAATAACTCCCATGGATAGGGCTGTACTGCATCAACGAATTGAGCTTAGGTTCAATAAAATGATCGAGGCAGGTTTTGAGCAGGAAGTACGTGCGTTGCACGAGCGTGGTGATCTTCACCTTGAGCTTCCTTCTATTCGTTGCGTTGGTTATCGTCAGATGTGGGAATATTTGGACGGGAATTATGACTTAGATGAAGCGGTTTTCCGTGGTATCTGTGCTACCCGTCAATTGGCAAAGCGTCAAATCACCTGGCTTCGCGGTTGGAAAGATTTGACCTGGTTGGATAGTAGTGATGTGGATTCCGCGTTACAAACAGTCACAAACTCAGTTAGATGTGATGTTTGA
- the hfq gene encoding RNA chaperone Hfq, with amino-acid sequence MAKGQSLQDPFLNALRRERIPVSIYLVNGIKLQGQIESFDQFVILLKNTVNQMVYKHAISTVVPARPVNHHHAGDRPAGTERPEKTEE; translated from the coding sequence ATGGCTAAGGGGCAATCTCTGCAAGACCCGTTTTTAAATGCGCTGCGTCGTGAACGAATTCCGGTCTCAATTTACTTGGTAAACGGTATCAAACTACAGGGACAAATTGAGTCTTTTGACCAATTTGTGATCCTATTAAAAAACACTGTAAACCAAATGGTATATAAGCATGCTATTTCAACGGTAGTTCCTGCTCGTCCAGTGAACCATCACCACGCAGGTGATCGTCCAGCAGGTACTGAACGTCCAGAAAAAACTGAAGAATAA